The Longimicrobium sp. sequence TCCGCTCTTCTCGGACATGCAGCACCAACTGATGGTCCGCGCGAACATCATCCGCTCCGCAGGTGGGTCCGGGGACCGCGAGAGGTTCCGCAAGACGTGGAATGAAGCGATGAAGCTCACCCGTGAGGCCGCGGCGATTCCCGTTCTGGCTGACTCGCTGCTCGAGATGGCGCGCGGCGCGGCGAGCATGGGTGAGTGGGATCGCGCCGAGCAGGTCGCGGAGCGTGCACTCGACGTGGCGACGGAGCGTAATGAGCCGACCGTGCTCGTGCGCGGTGAAGGGATCCTGGAGTCGATCCGGAACGGGCGCTCGGTCGAGAAGGCGGTTGCCGCGCGTGCCGGCCGGGGAGCGGACCAGGCTGACTCGCTGGCGCACGAGATGGTGCGTTCGCTCGAGTCATACGCCGGTGTCTGAGTTGAGTTGAATACGAATGGCCGGCCGGGGTTGGACACCCCGGCCGGCCATTTGCTTGCTATCGACAGAGCGGTTACGATCCGCTACCCATCATGCCGCTGTTGTTGGTGCTGGCGCAGACTTCGGTGGTGGTGCCGTCCGGGTTGAGAACGGTAACCTTCACGCAGGCGGCTTCGTCGGCGTGAGGGCGGGCGGGGGGCTCGACCGGAGCGGTGATCGTCTGGCTGCCGCAGGCGGCGAGCACGGAAACGGCAGCGCAGGCCAGGAGGAACCGGGCGGTCTTCATGGGTGTTCCAGTTTGTGGGGGGAGAACCTCGAGTTGACGGACGTAGACAGCGTCCACGCGCGGTGAATGATGGCGACATCGCCGCCCGCGCGCCCATCCTCCTTTCCCCTCACACCGTATAATTCACGCCACCCATGGTCACCAGCCCGCGGCCGCTCATCGTGATGCACTCGAATGGTGCGTTCCGGGAGCACGTCCGGCGGTACACGAGCGCGACATTCGACTGCAGTTTTCTTGCCGACTGGGAGTCGCTGCGCGCCGCGCTGCCGGACGCGCCGCCCGCGGCGCTGCTGCTGGTGGACCCGTACTCGTCGGGGAGCAAGGACGGGCTGCAGCTCGCGCAGGAGCTGCGGGCGCTGCTGTGGGAGTTCCCCTCGGCCACGGTGGTGGCGGCCATGGAGCTGCGGCCGGGGCGCTCGCACGACGTGCGTACGCTGGGCGAGTGGGGCGTCACCGACATCATCTCCATCGGCGAGGAGGACACGCAGGAGGCGATCACGCGGCGGCTGCGGTCGGCGCAGGGGCGGCCGCTGCAGAACCTGCTGCAGCGCTGCCTGCCGCAGGCGATGTCCGGCCGGGCGCGGACGCTGTTGATGACGGCGGCCGAGGTGGTGTCGATGGGGGGGCGGGGGCGGGACCTGGCCAAGGCGATGCACCTCTCCGAACGCACCGTGCTGCGCTGGTCCGAGCGCGCCGCGCTGCCGCCGCCGCGGCGGCTGATGGCGTGGATGCGCATCCTGCTGGCCGCGTCGCTGCTGGACGACCCCGGACGCACGGTGCTGAGCGTGGCCTACGCGTGCGGCTACTCGTCGGACAGCAGCCTGCGGCGCGCGATGCAGGACTTCCTGGGCACGGTGCCCACCGTGCTGCGCCGCGAGGGCGCGTTCTCGGCCGCCGCGCGGCGGTTCCTGGACGAGCTGGCGGAGGTGAAGAACTGGGGGAAGGAAACCTGGAAGCAGAAGGCGTTCGACGAGGGCCGGCGAACCCGGCGGAAGGCCAGGCGGAAGCCGCGGGGCTGAGCGAGGGCGCTCGGCCCCGCGTCCGTTTCAGCCGGTCCGTCCACCGCCAGAATCTCCAAGAAAGTCGCAAAAGAGTCGCATACCGAACGGGAGCGCCGGGCTG is a genomic window containing:
- a CDS encoding helix-turn-helix domain-containing protein yields the protein MVTSPRPLIVMHSNGAFREHVRRYTSATFDCSFLADWESLRAALPDAPPAALLLVDPYSSGSKDGLQLAQELRALLWEFPSATVVAAMELRPGRSHDVRTLGEWGVTDIISIGEEDTQEAITRRLRSAQGRPLQNLLQRCLPQAMSGRARTLLMTAAEVVSMGGRGRDLAKAMHLSERTVLRWSERAALPPPRRLMAWMRILLAASLLDDPGRTVLSVAYACGYSSDSSLRRAMQDFLGTVPTVLRREGAFSAAARRFLDELAEVKNWGKETWKQKAFDEGRRTRRKARRKPRG